ACCATCGTCGTCGCAGGATTCCTACTCACCGCGGTATCCAATGTGTTCTCCAACAGCTACCACATCTACCAGGCAGAGATATTTCCCACCGCGATACGGACCACCGCAGGTGGCGTGGCCTATTCGCTCTCGCGCGCGACGTCGACGGTCCTGCCTTTCGTCGCGGTGCCGGCACTCTCGTCATTCGGACCGGTCGCGGTGTTCACCGGCTCGGCGGTGCTCATCGTGCTGTTGTGCCTCGATGTAGGCCTCTTCGGGCCCCGCAGCACCGGACTCCAGCTCGACCGTGTGTGACTACGCCATGATGGACTGATGCGCGCACTGAAACGGCTCACCACGCTCATCGGTCTCGTCGCCGCCGTCCTGGTCGTGGGGCCGACTACCGCCCTGGCTCATGCCGCCGACGCCTCGCCCGCCGGAGACGTTCTCTCCCTCGGCGACCCCGCCGCGCCCGGACAGATCGACCTTTACCTGGACCCCCTGTGCCCGTACAGCGGCAAGATGGTCCAGGACCAAGGCGCGGAGATCGGCCGGCGCCTGGAATCCGGTACGTTACACATCAACCTGCGGTTCGTGGACTTCCTCGATAAGTACTCTGCCAGCGGCACTTACGACAGTCGGGCGATCTACGCGACATATGTCGTGGCCGACCAGTCACGGTCCAGCGACACCACCTGGCGGTTCATCCAGCAGATCTACACCCGGGGCCAGCAACCCGAAGAAGAGGGCGACACCGATCTGAGCAACGACCAGCTGGCGGAGTTGGCCGGGCGCGTCAACGCACCGCAGGGCGCCCAGGACCAGATCCGGCTGGGACTGCCGATTCCCTTCGACGCCCGTGCCATCGCGGCGAACAACCTTCCGATCCTGCGGCAGTTCCCCAAATCTGGTGTGCCGCTTGTTGCTATCGACAATCAGCCGGTGGACGGTGAGTCCGACTGGCTGAGTCGGATTCCCCGTTGACGGGCGACACGCTAGGAACCCAACCGTGACAACGCCGCCACGGTAAGTGCCTCCACGCCCGTGCGAAGTGTGGGCTCGAGCACGGGGGCGAACTCCGGAGAGTGATTGGAAGGCACCGGCTTTCCTGCTGCTGCGGCGTCTTCGAAGCGCTGTTGCTCGTATCCGCCCCAGAACCAGAAGGCGGTCGGGACGCCGGCGGTGGTCCCAAAGATTCCGACATCCTCGCTTCCGGTGAGCGGGGTCGGTAGCTCCATCACTCGGTCGGCCACGAAGTACTCGCGGAACACGCGAGCGATCTCCCGCATCGCCCCATCGTCGACAACGGTGGCAGGAAGGGAGTACATAGAGGTAACAGCCGGTTCCCTGTCGGCGCCTGAGGCCCTCGCTTCGGCCTGAGCGATCCGAGTGATCGAGGCCAGTGTCTTGCTTCGGACATCCTCACTGAAGGTGCGGACATTGATGCCGAGCTCTGCCTCATCGCCGATGATGTTGTCCTTCGATCCGGCGTGCAGGTACCCGACGGTGACCACGGCCGGCTCGAAAGGAGACAGCTCGCGCGAGACGATGGTCTGCAGGCGCTGCACCACATTGGAGGCCATCACCACCGGATCGATCGTCGATTCCGGTTGCGAGCCATGCCCACCCCGCCCAAATAGTTGCATCTTGAGCCCATCCGCTGCCGCAAGCAACGTACCGGTCTTGTACCCAATCATCCCCGCGGGCAGCGGACCTACGTGCTGACCTATCACGATGTCAGGCTTGGGAAAGCGATCCAGGATCCCGTCGGCGATCATGGCGTTCGCGCCGCCGCCCACTTCCTCGGCGGGCTGGAACACCGCAACCACCGTTCCCGACCAGGTTCCCTTGAGTTCATTCAGCAACCGAAGGGCGCCCACCAACGCCGAGACGTGCATGTCATGACCGCACGCGTGCATGACGGGCACGTCCTCACCGTCGGCGGTGGTGGCGCGCGCGGTACTCGCATACGGAAGACCGGTCTGCTCCTGCACCGGAAGCGCATCAAAGTCCGCGCGCAGCCACACAACCGGGCCAGATCCATTGTGCAGCACAGCCACAACCCCGGTGCCGCCGACGCCCGGCGTCACCTCCAACCCGAGTGGCGCGATGATCTCCTGGATCTTTTCCGCGGTGCGATGTTCCTGGAACGACAGCTCCGGATGCTGATGCAGATCGCGATAGAAATCAGCCAGATCGCCCAAGCTGTCAGCCCAGCTGTCGGGCAATGTGATCGGCATCCGGCCTCCCCGTTCGTTGGTCTACGACTCAGTGGAGACGATACGGCGGTTTACAAGACCTACCCTCGAACTCAAGAGATCATCTCCCCACGCCGAGACGGAGGTCACGTGAGCCACTCCATCGAGACCGAATTCTCCGTCGACGTCATCGTCGTCGGCGGCGGCATGTCGGGCGCGTCGATCGCCTACGAGATCGCCCAACATCGAACCGTCGCACTGCTGGAAAGAGAGTCGACCCTGGCCTTCCACACCACCGGCCGGTCGGCGGCGACCTTCATCGAGAACTATGGAAATCCTGTCATCCGAATGTTGACGGCAGCGAGCCGCGACTTCTTCACCGACCCGCACGACGGGTTCGACGCCCCCTTGGCCACCTCGCTGCCGCTCTTGATCATCGCCGATGAAGCCCACGCCGATTCGCTGAGGGAACTACACGGTCAAGCGCGGCAGCAGGGCTGCCACACAGAGTTGGTCGAGGGCGTGGTCGCCGAGGAGATCAACCCCTACCTGCGCCCCGGATACACCCAGCTGGCAACGGTCGACCTGACACCGATGGAGCTGGATGTCCACGGGCTGCACCAGGGTTACGTGCGCGGACTGCGCCGGCGCGGCGGAACCATCGTGAAGTCGGCGGGAATCGTTAGCGGCACCCGCAGGCAGGGCAGATGGGTCCTGCACGACGCGTCCAGACGAGCATTCCAGGCAACGACCGTCGTGAATGCGGCGGGCGCGTGGTGTGACGAACTTGCCCATGTCATGGGCGCTCATCCGGTGGGAATCCAGCCCCTGCGACGAACGGCGTTCATGGTGTCGGCTCCGCCCGACAGCTCCGCCGGTTCACTTCCCATGACCCTGGATGCTGCCGACGACTTCTACTTCAAACCCGATGGCGCGCAGTTCCTCTGCTCGCCCGCCGACGAGACCCCGCAACCACCCGGAGACCCCCGACCCGACGAGCTGGAGATGGCCCGGGCGATCGGGATGATCAACGAGGCAACCACTCTGGGTATTCGAAATGTGAACTCGGCGTGGGCGGGCCTGAGATCTTTCACCGCAGACCGCACGCCCGTCGTGGGCGAGGACCCGGACCTCGAGGGCTTCTTCTGGTACGCAGCGCAGGGAGGTTATGGCATTCAGATGGCGCCGGCTCTCGCTCGGGCCGGCGCGGCACTGGCAACGGGCGGCCCTATGCCGAGTGATCTGGCCGCACGCGGTCTTGCGGCGGCAATGCTGGCACCCGACCGCCAGGCGTTACGCACCCCGCACTAGCAGCCAACCCTGCGCATCCGGACCACATCGGGCGAATCCTGTTATGGTCGGCCACGATGGTGAACATGGATCGACGCCGCGTTATGGCGATATCAGGGCTTGGCATGCTGACGGCCGCGGTTTCGATGCCCCAGGCGTGGGCACAACCGTCGCAACCGCCCAAGCAACCTCCCGCCGCCCCTCCGAACGGCAAGTACGTCTTCGTCGACGAGTTCGACGGCCCGGCCGGGTCGGCCCCCGATGGATCCAAGTGGGCGATCTCCAAGGCTCGCGAATCCATGAAGGACCCCACGTTTTGGGAGCTCCCCGAGAACGTCGGCCAGTACCGCGACGACCGTAAGAACGTCTACCTCGACGGCAACTCGAACCTGGTCATCAAGGCCGCCAAGGAAGGCAACACGTACTACGGCGGCAAGATCTATAGCACCACCGAACTTGGTATCGGCTACACCTGGGAAGCGCGCATCAAGTTCAACTGCCTGACCCCGGGCGCGTGGCCCGCGTTCTGGCTCGGCAGCGACCAAGACGGTGAGATCGACATCGTCGAGTGGTACGGCAACGGCAGCTGGCCGGCCGCAACTACGGTGCACGCCAAGGCAAACGGCTCGGAATGGAAGACCCACAACCTGACCCTGGACAGCGGCTGGCACACCTGGCGCACCCAGTGGGACGACAAGGGGATTCGCTTCTGGCGGGACTACACCGACGGGGCGGCGCCGTATTTCGATGTCCCGGCCAACTCCCTGGCGGACTGGCCGTTCAACAATCCCGGGCACAAAGCTTTCGCGGTGCTGAACCTGGCCGTGGCCGGATCCGGCGGCGGTGATCCGCGCGGCGGGACGTATCCCGCGGACATGCTCGTGGACTGGATCCGGGTCTGGTAGCTAGTCGCTGACGTTCAGCTCGGTCTTGATTCCGAGCGGTCGGCGAACTCCCAGATGCCACGCCATTGGGACTCCTCTTCCTGCTTGTCCCGATGCTGGCCCGCGGACGGTTCGGTGAGCGTGATTGCCGGATGCGGCAGCGTGAAGAAGTCGCCCTTGCCCTGTGCCGCGCGGTGCTGACCGGTGTCGAGGTAGCAATACCCCAGCCCCGAGAGCACAGCGGTCTCCGCGGACATGTCGAGATAGTGAAGTAGGTTCTGGGCAGCAGCTTTTGCACCGTTCTTGGCGAAGATGGCGGCCTTCGGCAGCGGTCTGCCGGAGGGCGAGGTCACCGACACCGTGTCGCCGATCGCCCAGATCCCCTCATACACGGTTTGCATGGTCTGAGGGTCGACACCGATCCAGCCAGTCCCGTCGATGGTGACCGACGGCTCGTGCGGTGGTACGAACACCAGCAAGTCGAAA
The nucleotide sequence above comes from Mycobacteroides saopaulense. Encoded proteins:
- a CDS encoding NAD(P)/FAD-dependent oxidoreductase; translation: MSHSIETEFSVDVIVVGGGMSGASIAYEIAQHRTVALLERESTLAFHTTGRSAATFIENYGNPVIRMLTAASRDFFTDPHDGFDAPLATSLPLLIIADEAHADSLRELHGQARQQGCHTELVEGVVAEEINPYLRPGYTQLATVDLTPMELDVHGLHQGYVRGLRRRGGTIVKSAGIVSGTRRQGRWVLHDASRRAFQATTVVNAAGAWCDELAHVMGAHPVGIQPLRRTAFMVSAPPDSSAGSLPMTLDAADDFYFKPDGAQFLCSPADETPQPPGDPRPDELEMARAIGMINEATTLGIRNVNSAWAGLRSFTADRTPVVGEDPDLEGFFWYAAQGGYGIQMAPALARAGAALATGGPMPSDLAARGLAAAMLAPDRQALRTPH
- a CDS encoding glycoside hydrolase family 16 protein, with the protein product MVNMDRRRVMAISGLGMLTAAVSMPQAWAQPSQPPKQPPAAPPNGKYVFVDEFDGPAGSAPDGSKWAISKARESMKDPTFWELPENVGQYRDDRKNVYLDGNSNLVIKAAKEGNTYYGGKIYSTTELGIGYTWEARIKFNCLTPGAWPAFWLGSDQDGEIDIVEWYGNGSWPAATTVHAKANGSEWKTHNLTLDSGWHTWRTQWDDKGIRFWRDYTDGAAPYFDVPANSLADWPFNNPGHKAFAVLNLAVAGSGGGDPRGGTYPADMLVDWIRVW
- a CDS encoding thioredoxin domain-containing protein, translated to MRALKRLTTLIGLVAAVLVVGPTTALAHAADASPAGDVLSLGDPAAPGQIDLYLDPLCPYSGKMVQDQGAEIGRRLESGTLHINLRFVDFLDKYSASGTYDSRAIYATYVVADQSRSSDTTWRFIQQIYTRGQQPEEEGDTDLSNDQLAELAGRVNAPQGAQDQIRLGLPIPFDARAIAANNLPILRQFPKSGVPLVAIDNQPVDGESDWLSRIPR
- a CDS encoding M20 family metallopeptidase → MPITLPDSWADSLGDLADFYRDLHQHPELSFQEHRTAEKIQEIIAPLGLEVTPGVGGTGVVAVLHNGSGPVVWLRADFDALPVQEQTGLPYASTARATTADGEDVPVMHACGHDMHVSALVGALRLLNELKGTWSGTVVAVFQPAEEVGGGANAMIADGILDRFPKPDIVIGQHVGPLPAGMIGYKTGTLLAAADGLKMQLFGRGGHGSQPESTIDPVVMASNVVQRLQTIVSRELSPFEPAVVTVGYLHAGSKDNIIGDEAELGINVRTFSEDVRSKTLASITRIAQAEARASGADREPAVTSMYSLPATVVDDGAMREIARVFREYFVADRVMELPTPLTGSEDVGIFGTTAGVPTAFWFWGGYEQQRFEDAAAAGKPVPSNHSPEFAPVLEPTLRTGVEALTVAALSRLGS